In Anthocerotibacter panamensis C109, the sequence TCAAGCGGTCCTCGCCCCTTGGTGGAATCAACCGGAACCACCCCCAGAGGTGCTCGTGCTGCGGGCTACTCTCCGCCAAAGCGCCCACGATTTTCCCCTGGCCTTGGCGGACTTGGACCGGGTCCTAAAACAAAATCCCGACGACCCCCAAGCGCTCATCACCCGCGCTACGATCCTCCAAGTGCAGGGCGACTATCCAGAGGCCAAACGCGCCTGTGCCCATTTGTTCCAACACACCACTGATTTGGTCCTGTTCACCTGCTTGGGCGGGGTGGCTGGGCTTAACGGTCAGGCTCACTCGGCGGTCACTTTGCTTCAGCAGGGGCTCACCCGCAGCCCTCAGGCGACGACGGGCGAAAAAAACTGGGCGCTGACAACCCTGGCTGAGATTTACCAGCGCCTCGGTCAATCCGAGCGAGCAGAAGTCTATTTCAAGCAAGCCTTGGCCCTCGTGCCCGACAGCTACCTGCTTGGAGCCTATGCGGATTTCCTGTTGGACCAAGGGCGGGCCAAGGATGTGGTCGCGCTACTGCACAATCAAACCCGTGCTGATGGGCTCCTATTACGGCTGACCCTCGCTGAAAAGGTGCTGAAATCCACGTCGTTCCCGCAACATCTAGCCGCGCTCCAGGACCGGTTTGCCGCCAGTCGTCTGCGTAAGGACAGCAGTCATCGGCGCGAAGAAGCCCGCTTCACCCTCCATCTGTTGAACCAGCCCCGCGCTGCCTTGGAATTGGCAGTACAGAACTGGCAGGTCCAGCGCGAACCCGCCGACGCCCGCTTAGTGCTACAGACGGCTTTGGCAAGTGGGGATAGAAAAGCCGCTCAGCCTGCACTCCAGTGGCTCAAGGAATCTCGCTTGGAAGATGTCCAACTGGCCCAGCTCCAACAACAGCTAGAGGTCCGCCCGTGAAAAAATTCCTGCTTCTGTTGGTCGGGCTGTGCTTGTTCTGGGGGGCACCAAGCGCCCTCGCCCACAAACCCAGTGATAGCTATCTGACGTTCGATGCAAACAACCAGCAAATGCAGTGGGACATTGCCCTACGCGACCTAGACTATGCCTTGGGTCTGGACAGCAACGACGATGGGGCCATCACTTGGGGCGAATTACATGCCCATCAACAGGCGGTGACCGACTATGCGTTAGCCCGTTTGCAGGCGTTCGGAGACGGTGCGCTCTGTCCGCTGCAAGCGACGGATTTTCTGGTCGATGGGCACAGCGACGGAGTCTATGCCGTGCTGCGCCTCAGGGCAAAGTGCGCCCAAAGTCCCGCTGTGCTAACAATGAACTACCGCCTATTTTTTGAGGTGGACCCCCAACATCGGGGGCTATTGCGCTGGACCGGGGTGGGCGGACAGCACACGGCAATCTTCAGCCCGGAGCAGCCCCAACAGCGGCTGGAACTCAAAACCGTGCCCTCTGTCGCAGCGCAGTTGCTCAGTTTTGGTCGAGAAGGGGTCTGGCATATTTGGCTCGGCTTTGACCATATTTTATTTTTGCTGACCCTCTTGCTTCCGGCAGTGCTGGCGCGCAAGGAGAACCACTGGACCGGAGCGGCGACGTTCCCGCCTGTGCTGAAGCAGGTGCTGCAAACGGTGACAGCGTTTACTGTGGCCCATTCCCTGACCCTAGCGCTGGCGACCTTGGGAGTGGTGCAGTTACCGACGCGATGGGTGGAGTCGGTGATTGCCCTGTCGGTGTTGCTCACCGCCCTCAACAATCTTTTTCCCTTGGTCCGCGAACAGCGATGGGTCGTCGCTTTTGGTTTCGGCTTGGTCCACGGGTTCGGCTTTGCGAGCGTACTTGCGGATTTGGGGCTGGGAGTATCCTCACTGCTGCCCGCGCTCTTGGGCTTCAACCTGGGAGTGGAAGTAGGGCAGTTGGCAATTGTGGCGGTCTTTTTGCCCCTGGCTTTTACAGCACGACAGACCTGGCTCTATCCTCGCTTGGCTTTGATGGGCGGGTCGTGTTTGATTGCAGGCATTGCGGCGGTTTGGTTAGTAGAACGGGTGTTTGATCTAAAAGTGCTGGCGTTTTAAGCGGGGTAGTCTATTATTCTTTGCCACGCAAAGGCTGGATCTTCTATATAGCAAGCCTCATGGGGTGACACAGAGGTTTCCAGGACGCTTCCCACAATTTTTTAACCTTCTCTGGCGCTAATTATAGGGGGATGACATGACAGGGTACACTTTCACTATGGATACTTGAGAACCTAGGTGGGAGGCTCAGGCCCGGTGTCCCCCCCTGAGCCCCCTTACTCTGCCACTCCTGAAATCGACTGTGTTCTTTGAGCATAACTTTTCCGATTAGCATGTTCTCAAGAGCCTCATCTCTTGTAGGATCACAAGCAGCAATGACTTCCTTCGAGAAGCTATCTTGCCAACGGGTCACCCGACCAATTTCACTCGCTAGAAATTGATACTCCGCTTCAAGTGCTTTGCTGTGGGCGTAGAGGTAGTAGTTTTGGTTGAAATCCGATTTCCAATGTTCTCCTTGATCCTCTGTCATATTCCCACGCCCCATGAAATCAAACCCTGTGTGCTGCTGCATCTGCTGCAATTCGCGCACCTCAGTCAACTCATGCACGATGTAGCGTAAATCGTCAATCATTCCCTTCCCTCGCGCTAGCCGCCGCCAAGCATAGTAGTTCTCTGGATTGAAATCAATCCCCCGACTGTCAAAGTTGTAGCGCTTGATAGTCTCTAGCATCTCACGGTTGACGTTGAACCCTAGCTGTTGGAGCGATTGCTGCACCCGACCAATATCATTGGTCGCGAGTAGCTCGTCACGGAGCGCTTTGACTTCCTTTTTTGGGCGCTGTTCATCTGCGGGATATTTGACGTCTGCGGCAGGTCGTGTCTACGGGCGAAATTGCGGATGTGATGTACAGGGGGGTGCCAGGAAGAGGAAGAGGATTTATGACGTTCGTAGCTATACATGTGCTCCTCATCGGAGAAATGAACAATATCGATACAAAAGTGCGCTGATAATAGTCCCGCGTATTCCTGGAGAGCAACCGTAATTTTACGAGAGAGGTAGAATACAGCTATTTTTCTGGAAAAATCTTTGGGAAGTGTGATTGGACATAAAACAAGAGGGCGTTTAGCCAGAATGTACTTTACGCGATACATATAGCAAGTTGTGAAACGCCTTCTCAGACCTGGATAGAGATAGGCTACTTGCATGTTCTAGAAGAAATTGGAGCGCCCTGCTGTGAGCGCCCTGCTAGACCAGATAATCCTTAGCCCCTAGCTCATCTGCAACCGGCACCCCCGCCTCCGAGCGCAACGGTAATCGAACCGTGAAGGTACTGCCTTGGTTGGGTTGGCTGGTGAGCGTAATATCGCCGCCGTGATTGTGGGCAATCGTCCGGGCAATGGCAAGACCCAAACCCACCCCGCCTTTACGCCGCGAACGGGCTTTCTCGACACGATAAAACCGTTCAAAAACCCGGCGCTGCTCCTCAGGTGCGATACCAATCCCCGTATCCACCACATCCACCCGCAAGGAGCGCCCTTCACGGGTCAAACTCAGGGTGATCCGTCCCTCCTGAGGGGTATAGCATAGGGCGTTGCTCACCAGATTTAGAAATAGCCGCGCCAATTGGTCCACCGCTCCTACCACCAAACCGTTGTGCTCACAAGTGAGC encodes:
- a CDS encoding tetratricopeptide repeat protein; protein product: MFFILRCLGLLLLGATQVAQALPFRPTADGQVLERLRTNPTDPVYQELRALRAKLAQSPQDLALAVHLAQRYIEQGRILSDPRYNGYAQAVLAPWWNQPEPPPEVLVLRATLRQSAHDFPLALADLDRVLKQNPDDPQALITRATILQVQGDYPEAKRACAHLFQHTTDLVLFTCLGGVAGLNGQAHSAVTLLQQGLTRSPQATTGEKNWALTTLAEIYQRLGQSERAEVYFKQALALVPDSYLLGAYADFLLDQGRAKDVVALLHNQTRADGLLLRLTLAEKVLKSTSFPQHLAALQDRFAASRLRKDSSHRREEARFTLHLLNQPRAALELAVQNWQVQREPADARLVLQTALASGDRKAAQPALQWLKESRLEDVQLAQLQQQLEVRP
- a CDS encoding HupE/UreJ family protein yields the protein MKKFLLLLVGLCLFWGAPSALAHKPSDSYLTFDANNQQMQWDIALRDLDYALGLDSNDDGAITWGELHAHQQAVTDYALARLQAFGDGALCPLQATDFLVDGHSDGVYAVLRLRAKCAQSPAVLTMNYRLFFEVDPQHRGLLRWTGVGGQHTAIFSPEQPQQRLELKTVPSVAAQLLSFGREGVWHIWLGFDHILFLLTLLLPAVLARKENHWTGAATFPPVLKQVLQTVTAFTVAHSLTLALATLGVVQLPTRWVESVIALSVLLTALNNLFPLVREQRWVVAFGFGLVHGFGFASVLADLGLGVSSLLPALLGFNLGVEVGQLAIVAVFLPLAFTARQTWLYPRLALMGGSCLIAGIAAVWLVERVFDLKVLAF